The Helicobacter mustelae genome has a segment encoding these proteins:
- a CDS encoding ribonucleoside-diphosphate reductase subunit alpha — translation MITVVKRSGRIEPLDISKIHKYTSSAVKDLKDVSHSELEVDSKFYFRDNITTEEIQQTLIKTAVNKIDMDRPNWTFVAARLFLYDLYHKVSGFTGYRSLREYFEKGEQEGKIVKGLKEKFDLDFLNAQIKPERDLQFNFLGVKTLYDRYLLKDRQNKPIELPQHMFMAIAMFLAQNEKDPNAYALQFYDVISKFEVITATPTLANARTPRHQLSSCYIGSTPDNIEGIFDAYKEMALLSKYGGGIGWDFSRVRGLGSFIDGHKNAAGGVVPFLKITNDVAIAVDQLGTRKGAIATYLEIWHTDVQEFIDLRKNSGEERRRTHDLFPALWICDLFMKRVEENGLWTLFDPYQCGILTELYGEEFEEKYLEFEKRQDIIKEHIHAKELWKKILTNYFETGMPFLCFKDNANKANPNPHTGIIRSSNLCTEIFQNTSANHYFIEVEFEDSSKQYFEEQELVLTDAGIEKKANKITSLDCIGGKKVYITSRVHKDGNTAVCNLASINLSRIHTKEDIDRIVPIAIRMLDNVIELNFYPNRKVKSTNLANRAIGLGVMGEAEMLATQKIHWGSQEHFEKIDMIMEAISYNAILASSNLALEKGKYPQFEGSNWSKGIFPIDIANKEACKLVDRGGLFDREYNWNFLREKVKKDGMRNGYLMAIAPTSSISILVGTTQTIEPIYRKKWYEENLSGMIPVVVPNLNLETFPYYTRAYDLDQKQIIKAAAIRQKWMDQGQSTNTFIKLDGNASIKSLHEIYTLAWKLGLKSTYYLRSESPEAREEIADRSMECENCQ, via the coding sequence ATGATCACAGTTGTAAAAAGAAGCGGAAGAATCGAACCCCTGGATATTAGTAAAATCCACAAATATACCTCTAGTGCTGTCAAGGATCTCAAAGATGTTAGTCACAGTGAGCTTGAGGTGGATAGTAAATTTTATTTTCGTGACAATATCACCACAGAAGAAATCCAGCAAACCCTCATCAAAACTGCTGTGAATAAAATTGACATGGATCGCCCCAATTGGACATTTGTAGCAGCTCGTCTCTTTTTGTATGACCTCTACCATAAGGTCAGTGGGTTTACGGGTTATAGGAGTTTGAGGGAATATTTTGAAAAGGGGGAGCAGGAAGGAAAGATTGTCAAAGGACTGAAGGAAAAATTTGATTTAGATTTTCTTAATGCACAAATCAAGCCAGAGCGGGATTTGCAATTTAATTTTCTTGGTGTCAAAACCCTCTATGATCGTTATTTGCTCAAGGATAGGCAAAACAAGCCCATAGAATTGCCTCAACATATGTTTATGGCCATTGCAATGTTTTTGGCACAAAATGAAAAAGATCCCAATGCCTATGCTCTGCAGTTTTATGATGTCATTTCTAAATTTGAAGTAATCACAGCCACCCCCACGCTTGCCAATGCCAGAACTCCACGCCATCAGCTTAGCTCTTGCTATATTGGCAGCACTCCTGATAATATCGAGGGAATCTTTGATGCATACAAAGAAATGGCATTGCTCTCCAAATATGGCGGAGGAATTGGCTGGGATTTTTCCCGCGTAAGAGGGCTTGGCAGTTTTATTGATGGGCATAAAAATGCAGCAGGGGGAGTTGTACCCTTCCTCAAAATCACCAATGATGTGGCAATTGCAGTCGATCAGCTGGGTACTCGCAAGGGTGCCATTGCCACTTATCTAGAAATTTGGCATACAGATGTGCAGGAATTCATTGACCTGCGCAAAAATAGCGGCGAGGAGCGAAGAAGGACACATGATCTTTTCCCTGCACTTTGGATTTGTGATCTTTTTATGAAACGCGTAGAAGAAAATGGGTTGTGGACACTCTTTGATCCCTATCAATGTGGCATCCTCACTGAGCTTTATGGCGAGGAATTTGAAGAAAAATATCTAGAATTTGAAAAACGCCAAGACATTATCAAAGAGCATATCCATGCCAAAGAACTCTGGAAAAAGATTCTTACAAATTATTTTGAAACAGGCATGCCATTTTTATGCTTCAAAGACAATGCCAACAAAGCCAATCCCAACCCACATACAGGCATTATCCGAAGCTCCAACCTTTGTACTGAGATCTTCCAAAACACCAGTGCCAATCATTATTTCATCGAAGTGGAGTTTGAGGATTCTAGCAAGCAATATTTTGAAGAGCAGGAATTGGTGCTCACAGATGCGGGCATCGAAAAAAAGGCAAATAAAATCACAAGTCTAGATTGCATCGGTGGCAAAAAAGTCTATATCACAAGCCGTGTGCACAAGGATGGCAACACCGCAGTGTGCAACCTAGCAAGCATCAACCTTAGCCGCATTCACACCAAAGAAGACATCGATCGAATCGTACCCATTGCCATCAGGATGCTTGATAATGTCATCGAGCTCAATTTCTATCCTAATCGCAAGGTAAAATCCACTAATCTGGCAAATCGCGCCATCGGACTTGGTGTAATGGGAGAGGCAGAGATGCTAGCTACCCAAAAAATCCATTGGGGCTCCCAAGAACATTTTGAAAAAATTGACATGATCATGGAAGCAATCAGCTACAATGCCATCCTAGCAAGCTCCAATCTCGCGCTAGAGAAAGGAAAATATCCGCAATTTGAAGGATCTAACTGGAGCAAGGGGATCTTTCCCATCGACATCGCAAACAAAGAAGCCTGTAAGCTTGTAGATCGCGGCGGGCTCTTTGACCGCGAATATAACTGGAATTTTTTGCGCGAAAAAGTCAAAAAGGATGGCATGCGCAATGGATATCTGATGGCCATCGCCCCTACTTCAAGCATTTCTATCCTGGTGGGAACAACCCAGACCATCGAGCCCATCTATCGGAAAAAATGGTATGAGGAAAATTTGAGCGGCATGATCCCAGTGGTCGTACCAAACCTAAACCTAGAGACCTTCCCCTACTACACCAGAGCCTATGACCTGGATCAAAAGCAAATCATCAAGGCCGCAGCAATCCGCCAAAAATGGATGGATCAAGGACAAAGCACCAATACCTTTATCAAGCTTGATGGTAATGCCAGCATCAAATCTCTGCATGAAATCTACACCCTTGCCTGGAAGCTAGGCCTCAAATCTACTTATTATCTTAGGAGTGAGAGCCCAGAGGCAAGAGAGGAGATCGCAGATCGTAGCATGGAGTGTGAAAATTGCCAATAA
- a CDS encoding NAD(P)H-dependent oxidoreductase: MKNAFLDAMRARFACKSFDPTKEISLQDFEEILEAGRLTPSSFGLEPTRILVIENKALRKEMQSLCWNQTQITDSSKLVVLTSKVLDMDHRSNYVNRMISRKIQDPEALVAYSKRYGTFLANNDYKEAQSIYHWTSKQAYLIASSMMNCASFLHIDSCPIEGFEKKPLEKLLGLDPFSEQISLLIAFGYHAKKPEKRAPRLSKHEFVKYL, from the coding sequence ATGAAAAATGCTTTTTTAGATGCGATGCGAGCACGCTTTGCTTGCAAGAGTTTTGATCCCACAAAAGAAATATCCTTGCAAGACTTTGAAGAAATTTTGGAAGCTGGCAGGCTGACACCTAGCTCCTTTGGACTGGAGCCAACACGCATTCTAGTCATAGAAAACAAGGCTCTGCGCAAGGAAATGCAGTCCCTGTGCTGGAATCAGACTCAAATCACAGATTCTAGCAAGCTTGTAGTCTTAACCTCCAAAGTGCTAGACATGGATCACAGGAGCAATTATGTAAATCGCATGATTTCTCGAAAGATACAAGACCCAGAAGCCCTTGTGGCATATAGCAAGAGATATGGCACATTCCTTGCTAATAATGACTACAAAGAAGCTCAAAGCATCTATCACTGGACTTCCAAGCAGGCCTATCTCATCGCAAGTTCTATGATGAATTGTGCTAGCTTTTTGCATATTGATAGCTGTCCCATTGAGGGTTTTGAAAAAAAGCCTTTGGAAAAATTACTAGGGCTAGATCCCTTTAGTGAGCAGATTTCGCTTCTCATTGCCTTTGGTTATCATGCCAAAAAGCCAGAAAAAAGGGCGCCTAGACTCAGTAAACATGAATTTGTAAAATATCTTTAA